A stretch of the Sphingobacterium thalpophilum genome encodes the following:
- a CDS encoding family 43 glycosylhydrolase, which translates to MYRYCLFVLAIIALGIGPAYGQHLKPHQQPNVLNPILPGYFADPTIKKIGDTYYIYATTDGNGWGAGPSQVWSSKDFCNWTIQPMNWPNTHWYWAPDVTQGYDGRYYLYYSQPVEIFGAVSEKPIGPWKPLVADGKSIIQNYMIPGVITLDGQTFKDDDGRIYMYWGTWGIYPGHGCAVGVLNKDMKSFESIDLIPNTVAKDFFEAPYMFKRDGIYYLMYSSGYCENDTYRVQYVMSKTGPLGPFEYPEGNPILATSEDGTVHGPGHHSILKEHDRYFIVYHRHNNPHSGSGFHRQVAVDELHFTADGHIQKVVPTHQGVGDLLKLQRRDEDLAFGKIVTASSYYNDDFRPSFLVDNNNGTLWRAKDNQKPAWIQVDLGKSEKISTISIQFEYPTYAYQYRIETSLDGKSWQSFVDRSENDRWASPVMEHGNAHARFVRLQLCRTQLNGLPLGVWNLRVYAKRVAQETLWSSPQPMPKHHREYGNILRIEANDYREGERLDRIANKGLLPGDLIATKPVVVKNYQGKKAFFFNGATSLRSTFAVPPSFSGNGSFTISMWVNNPDISRFEQLVAWSAGNQDLSKAVFGFGSDPQRGAIIHGSWPDMGFSVIPSKDEWHHIVLSFDGYQESIFIDGKMQRRENRMLFVNPADAFILGASDRLDDNFSGYISNIEIYDYNWDEETIKAAALNVAKDSFFALQTDDLNLGKVSKLRNQGTSVDTSVSIDGAQALILGGRIALKGIGIDNGSLTEILQKPAYSFVFDWYDGVNWQHGLLISQCGKRTFYQNGTVVDKEIFDRLFSFANKKVSLTYPFNFLQAYPDQLRDDQIKAKWQDWKEKMAAYAVPETPEILGSVRYINANNVFVQIKKQRDGLQYLFRSKGGHSGWIMQNHHLFNRTELGNAIEIYVKDEFGNVGYTKTMHVPAQEPKCFSSMLTQKYTIEENTIPFWDGYQASLLIDSAQIAIAGLGESWRIQSRYTKWGDVNFQPPFLFKEITGDFTMEVHIKDVAGQRSKHRTSNEAGIMIQAVDSREAYITNNILTGWNLGNLSRSTSQGILQEGNTGTGLDFLPYLQVQKAGDYFFLRCSKDGLTWNDLPNTPFLRTDLRGKKLRVGLYQLAGSDQLGYGDFDHVKIWADN; encoded by the coding sequence ATGTACCGTTATTGTCTTTTTGTCCTGGCCATAATTGCATTAGGCATTGGACCCGCTTACGGCCAGCACCTGAAGCCACATCAACAGCCCAACGTCCTAAATCCCATCTTACCGGGGTATTTTGCAGATCCGACAATAAAAAAAATTGGAGACACCTACTATATCTATGCAACTACAGATGGCAATGGTTGGGGAGCAGGACCGTCACAGGTGTGGAGTTCCAAAGACTTTTGTAATTGGACGATACAGCCAATGAATTGGCCAAATACACACTGGTACTGGGCTCCGGATGTCACTCAAGGATATGATGGAAGATATTACCTGTATTATAGTCAGCCTGTTGAGATTTTTGGTGCGGTGTCAGAGAAGCCAATAGGACCTTGGAAACCGTTGGTTGCAGATGGCAAATCGATCATCCAAAATTATATGATCCCCGGTGTAATTACGCTGGATGGACAGACATTTAAGGATGATGATGGGCGTATATACATGTACTGGGGCACATGGGGCATATATCCTGGACATGGTTGCGCTGTTGGTGTGCTGAATAAGGACATGAAGAGCTTTGAAAGTATAGATCTGATTCCAAATACTGTGGCAAAGGACTTCTTTGAGGCACCATATATGTTTAAGCGTGATGGGATTTATTATCTGATGTACTCTTCCGGCTATTGTGAAAATGATACTTACCGTGTCCAATACGTGATGAGTAAAACGGGCCCTCTGGGACCCTTTGAATATCCAGAAGGCAATCCAATATTGGCAACGAGCGAGGATGGTACTGTTCATGGGCCCGGACATCATAGTATTCTGAAAGAACATGATCGTTATTTTATCGTTTACCATAGGCATAATAACCCACATTCAGGTAGCGGTTTTCATCGGCAGGTGGCGGTGGATGAATTGCACTTTACAGCTGATGGCCATATCCAAAAAGTCGTCCCGACTCATCAAGGGGTAGGCGATCTGCTGAAACTGCAACGTCGGGATGAAGATTTAGCCTTTGGAAAGATAGTAACTGCTTCATCCTATTATAATGATGATTTTCGACCTTCATTTTTGGTGGATAATAATAATGGCACTTTGTGGCGGGCAAAGGATAATCAAAAGCCAGCATGGATACAAGTAGATCTCGGTAAATCCGAAAAAATATCTACGATATCTATCCAGTTTGAATATCCAACTTATGCTTATCAATACCGGATAGAGACTTCTTTGGACGGCAAATCTTGGCAATCGTTCGTTGATCGTTCAGAAAACGATCGATGGGCAAGTCCTGTTATGGAACATGGAAACGCCCATGCGCGATTTGTACGTCTGCAGCTATGCCGTACTCAATTGAATGGTCTGCCGTTAGGCGTTTGGAATTTAAGGGTTTACGCTAAGCGAGTCGCTCAGGAAACACTGTGGTCATCGCCCCAACCCATGCCTAAGCATCACCGCGAATATGGGAATATATTACGGATAGAAGCTAATGATTATCGCGAGGGCGAGCGGTTGGATCGCATTGCAAACAAAGGTCTGCTGCCTGGAGATCTTATCGCAACAAAGCCTGTGGTCGTTAAAAATTATCAAGGCAAAAAAGCATTCTTTTTTAATGGTGCTACAAGCTTGCGTTCCACTTTTGCCGTACCACCGTCGTTTTCGGGAAACGGTTCTTTCACTATCTCGATGTGGGTCAATAACCCCGACATCAGTAGATTTGAACAATTGGTGGCTTGGTCTGCGGGAAACCAGGATCTGAGCAAGGCGGTGTTTGGGTTTGGAAGCGATCCACAGCGTGGAGCCATTATCCACGGCTCTTGGCCCGACATGGGATTTTCTGTCATTCCTTCGAAGGATGAATGGCATCATATTGTGCTATCGTTCGACGGATATCAGGAGTCTATTTTTATTGACGGTAAAATGCAGCGTAGGGAAAACAGAATGCTATTTGTAAATCCGGCCGATGCTTTTATACTCGGAGCCTCTGATCGGTTAGATGATAACTTTTCAGGATACATTTCGAATATAGAGATCTATGATTATAACTGGGATGAAGAGACAATTAAAGCGGCAGCATTGAACGTTGCAAAAGACAGCTTTTTTGCCCTGCAAACAGATGACCTCAACCTTGGAAAGGTAAGTAAATTAAGAAATCAGGGGACATCAGTGGATACCTCGGTCAGCATTGACGGTGCCCAAGCACTTATTCTCGGAGGTAGAATTGCATTAAAGGGCATTGGTATTGATAATGGTTCTTTGACAGAAATCCTCCAGAAACCGGCCTATTCTTTTGTATTTGATTGGTACGATGGAGTGAACTGGCAACATGGTCTGCTAATATCTCAGTGCGGTAAAAGGACCTTTTATCAAAATGGCACGGTGGTAGATAAAGAAATTTTCGACAGACTGTTTTCTTTTGCCAATAAAAAAGTCAGCCTGACTTACCCTTTTAACTTCTTGCAAGCTTATCCTGATCAACTTAGGGATGATCAAATCAAAGCGAAGTGGCAGGACTGGAAAGAAAAAATGGCCGCTTATGCAGTTCCCGAAACACCGGAAATCCTTGGCTCAGTCCGATATATTAATGCGAATAATGTATTTGTGCAAATCAAAAAGCAACGCGACGGGCTTCAGTATCTCTTTCGTAGTAAAGGAGGGCATTCAGGGTGGATAATGCAAAATCATCATCTTTTTAACAGGACAGAGCTAGGCAATGCAATTGAAATCTACGTAAAGGACGAGTTTGGAAATGTTGGTTACACGAAGACCATGCATGTCCCTGCACAGGAGCCAAAATGTTTCAGTTCCATGCTCACCCAAAAGTATACGATTGAGGAGAATACCATTCCTTTCTGGGACGGATATCAGGCTAGTTTGCTAATAGATAGCGCGCAAATAGCTATCGCTGGTCTGGGAGAATCTTGGAGAATTCAATCCCGGTATACGAAGTGGGGAGATGTTAATTTCCAGCCACCATTTTTGTTCAAAGAAATCACCGGTGATTTTACCATGGAGGTGCATATAAAAGATGTCGCCGGACAGCGCAGTAAACACCGGACATCGAATGAAGCAGGTATTATGATACAGGCTGTAGACAGCAGGGAGGCCTATATCACTAACAATATTTTAACCGGATGGAACTTGGGCAATCTTTCCCGAAGTACAAGTCAAGGCATTTTACAGGAAGGAAATACAGGTACAGGGTTAGATTTTTTACCCTATCTACAGGTCCAAAAAGCCGGTGATTACTTCTTCTTGCGTTGCTCAAAAGACGGTCTTACGTGGAATGATCTTCCGAATACACCTTTTTTGAGAACAGATCTTCGTGGTAAAAAATTAAGAGTGGGTTTATATCAACTTGCAGGTTCCGATCAATTGGGATATGGAGATTTTGACCATGTAAAGATCTGGGCTGATAATTGA
- a CDS encoding SusC/RagA family TonB-linked outer membrane protein → MNMYETYPKKILFGILMLLLFVCQQLSAQQQRMITGVVKDDKGIPLSDLSVLEKGMGNASKTDADGKFSLKLKSANPTLIFSSVGYVRQERTLRTGENMLQITMKEDGTGLDEVVVMGYQDVQRRKTTGAIATVKGKDFENTPYATFDAMLQGRVAGLTVLSTSGEPGTNNIVNIRGTSNLGLADNQLQAPLYVIDNIIYDVSDIQAAYGNASPLQAINPNDIESVDILKDASASAIYGARAANGVIIIKTKRPAQGKPEIRISAYNGVSSRPAMKPITVGAAERRLKMNLLYQGGSYDWFNNGSISPMLTDSLNPAFNNNTDWQGLFLQSANINNVNVSIGATMEKFLYRFSAQRYYEEGVMMGFENENLTPRLMLQANPTDNFQFETNLFAGFTKAKHGSGDDAKYPFSTWGFPSSFYQITDVDQQIYTGRYDGLMDRDNSFSLNGNFAGTLKKFLINGLTLRSQFSFNVNNNTRDLFRPKLLTGYRNFAQNWQNQNKRWEWETYFNYIKSIRNTHNFSAVLGTGIERNTSNNNYMYGYNDNGNYVKTVTGIPSGPDLYATTSISERSRVSVFGRFGYDYKDKYLLSASYRMDASSRYSKDNRWGIFPSISAGWVLSEEPFFQGIKNAISFFKVRGSYGITGRDPGSYYARYTGLTFDASYAGAVLENGIGGSVLSYNGKPAVSPNYAAAATSPTIRWERSPQFNAGFDMNLLHDRVTVTADFYVRDSKELVYDLTMPATSGYSTVSNNFISVRNSGVEMTLISRNMAPGSAFQWTTNFNIAYNKNYVTSLPDGGKEIQVGPPWMQRALNVGQPIFPFKVWDVDGVYATNADVPVDPLTGRRIAHFNRSVLYQAGDPRRRDVNGDYVIDYNDKIDMGNPNPDLVGGFINQFSYKNFSLSTLVSFVFGRSLWNGYLSDKLQDAGSSALYTTWGTNSAIAGDFKPSDFWMKEGDQTKYPTLFRNTVDNWHIANSTFVENASFVRLKNIQLSYTFPQAMMKKLKLKMLRIYGVVDNVAVKSWSSVPDPEAVEANGYSTGNGYPIPKKWTIGLDVTF, encoded by the coding sequence ATGAATATGTATGAAACCTATCCAAAAAAAATCCTATTTGGTATTTTAATGTTGTTGCTGTTTGTATGTCAACAGCTAAGTGCACAGCAACAACGAATGATCACAGGGGTCGTGAAAGATGACAAAGGAATTCCTTTATCTGATTTGAGTGTACTCGAAAAAGGAATGGGAAACGCATCTAAGACCGATGCCGATGGAAAGTTCTCCCTGAAGCTTAAATCGGCAAATCCGACCTTGATTTTTAGCTCCGTTGGTTACGTCCGACAAGAAAGGACGCTACGTACTGGTGAAAATATGCTGCAGATTACGATGAAAGAAGATGGGACCGGACTTGATGAGGTGGTCGTCATGGGCTATCAGGACGTGCAGCGTCGGAAGACCACAGGTGCTATTGCTACTGTAAAAGGTAAAGATTTTGAAAATACACCTTACGCAACCTTCGATGCCATGTTGCAGGGGCGTGTCGCTGGTCTGACGGTGTTGAGTACTTCGGGCGAACCGGGTACCAATAATATTGTCAATATTCGCGGCACGAGCAACCTAGGCTTAGCAGACAACCAGCTGCAGGCACCGCTGTATGTGATCGACAATATCATTTACGACGTGAGTGATATTCAGGCTGCTTATGGCAACGCGAGCCCTTTGCAGGCGATTAACCCCAATGACATCGAATCGGTCGATATCCTGAAAGATGCTTCGGCATCGGCCATCTACGGTGCCCGTGCTGCAAATGGGGTCATTATTATCAAAACCAAACGTCCGGCGCAGGGGAAACCCGAAATACGGATCTCGGCATACAACGGAGTTTCAAGCCGTCCGGCCATGAAGCCCATTACTGTGGGAGCCGCCGAGCGCAGGCTGAAAATGAATTTGCTCTATCAGGGTGGATCGTACGACTGGTTCAACAACGGCTCTATCAGCCCCATGTTGACGGATAGTTTAAACCCCGCCTTTAACAATAATACCGATTGGCAGGGGCTCTTTCTGCAGTCGGCCAATATCAACAATGTCAATGTGAGTATCGGTGCCACCATGGAGAAATTTCTATACCGTTTCTCGGCACAGCGTTATTATGAGGAGGGCGTAATGATGGGCTTTGAAAATGAAAACCTGACCCCGCGCCTGATGTTGCAAGCTAACCCGACGGACAATTTCCAATTTGAAACAAATTTGTTCGCAGGTTTTACTAAAGCGAAACATGGCTCGGGTGACGATGCGAAATATCCATTTAGTACCTGGGGATTTCCTTCTTCTTTCTATCAGATTACGGATGTGGACCAGCAGATCTATACGGGGCGCTACGATGGCCTGATGGACCGTGACAACTCATTCAGCCTGAATGGAAATTTCGCCGGTACACTCAAGAAATTTCTGATCAATGGCCTGACCCTGCGCTCGCAGTTTTCGTTTAATGTCAATAATAATACACGTGACCTCTTCCGTCCCAAACTGCTTACAGGCTATAGAAACTTTGCACAGAATTGGCAGAATCAAAATAAGCGCTGGGAATGGGAAACTTATTTTAACTACATCAAAAGCATTCGCAATACCCATAATTTTAGTGCCGTTTTGGGTACTGGTATCGAACGCAATACGTCCAACAATAATTATATGTATGGCTATAACGATAATGGGAATTATGTAAAGACCGTAACCGGTATCCCTTCGGGGCCTGATCTCTATGCGACGACTTCCATCAGTGAGCGCTCGCGCGTATCGGTGTTCGGACGTTTTGGCTATGATTATAAGGACAAATACCTGCTTTCTGCAAGCTACCGGATGGATGCTTCGTCGCGTTACAGCAAGGACAACCGCTGGGGTATTTTCCCTTCGATCTCTGCCGGCTGGGTACTTTCGGAAGAGCCATTTTTTCAGGGCATCAAAAATGCAATATCCTTTTTTAAAGTGCGGGGCAGCTACGGTATTACGGGACGCGATCCGGGTTCGTACTACGCGCGCTATACAGGGCTGACTTTTGATGCATCCTATGCAGGCGCCGTGCTGGAAAATGGCATCGGTGGTTCGGTACTCTCGTATAATGGCAAGCCAGCAGTATCTCCTAATTATGCGGCGGCGGCAACATCACCGACGATCCGATGGGAGCGATCGCCGCAGTTTAATGCCGGATTCGATATGAACCTGCTGCACGACCGGGTTACCGTGACTGCCGATTTTTATGTGCGCGACTCCAAAGAGCTGGTATACGATCTGACCATGCCAGCGACCTCGGGATACAGCACGGTCTCCAACAATTTTATCAGTGTCAGAAACAGCGGTGTGGAAATGACGCTTATTTCCCGAAATATGGCCCCCGGATCGGCATTCCAGTGGACGACCAACTTTAATATCGCTTACAATAAAAATTATGTGACCAGCCTCCCCGACGGTGGAAAGGAAATACAGGTGGGGCCACCCTGGATGCAACGCGCCCTGAATGTAGGTCAGCCTATTTTTCCATTTAAAGTGTGGGATGTGGATGGGGTATATGCAACCAATGCTGATGTGCCTGTCGATCCATTGACGGGGAGAAGAATAGCGCACTTTAATCGGTCAGTCCTTTATCAGGCCGGTGATCCGCGCAGAAGGGATGTCAATGGGGATTATGTGATCGACTACAACGATAAAATTGATATGGGAAATCCCAATCCTGACCTCGTTGGCGGATTTATTAACCAGTTTTCCTACAAGAATTTTAGCTTATCCACCCTCGTGAGCTTCGTGTTCGGACGCTCCCTGTGGAACGGCTACCTGTCTGACAAGTTACAGGATGCTGGTTCTTCTGCCTTGTATACTACTTGGGGAACCAATTCCGCCATTGCAGGCGATTTTAAACCCAGCGACTTCTGGATGAAAGAGGGGGATCAGACCAAGTACCCGACTTTGTTTCGTAATACGGTAGATAATTGGCATATCGCCAATAGTACTTTTGTGGAAAATGCCAGTTTTGTACGCCTGAAAAATATTCAGCTGAGCTACACATTCCCGCAGGCCATGATGAAGAAACTTAAGTTGAAAATGCTTCGCATTTATGGTGTGGTGGATAATGTGGCTGTCAAGTCGTGGTCGTCGGTGCCGGACCCTGAAGCTGTGGAAGCTAACGGTTATTCTACGGGGAATGGTTATCCGATCCCTAAGAAATGGACAATAGGCTTGGATGTTACCTTTTAA
- a CDS encoding RagB/SusD family nutrient uptake outer membrane protein, translating to MKRKILFLMLSAFMYLVSGCSKFLDIEPVSSATDENFWKTQEDATSATNAMYALLRKALNQANGMAFYTYGDLLTDEITSSTNGDFAPIVNMQLNTPVAASETWRPAYQLRRYDVFYQVIDQANRVIQRLPKMDENAFDDVSVRDYYIGEAYFVRAFAYFYMARVWGTVPIITESVLPIDAVNLPASKESDVLDQSQADLSKALTLLKWDNIDQDDFALRGNTGAALALQAHLSAWRGEYAGCVEAAKSVLESGQYSFVGRDSLNYRGIYQGKSNEGIFEISQNGENEGTNSGIGAFTLAGPYYRLLTDPVLRISQDYIKTLFKDSNDKRFKSVFDIAYNNNYALCTKYANVKFSSNASNATAIFKNNIIIFRYSDIKLLMAEGLAAIGKASSAESILNEIRSQAGLPAYTNEEPLIEAIFNERARELFLEGHRYFDLVRLYKHFNIYKFPEGKMNQAQFNAKKYLWPFDPSLLSSNPMLNQTPYWGTVNM from the coding sequence ATGAAAAGAAAAATATTGTTTTTAATGCTGAGTGCTTTCATGTATCTCGTTTCAGGCTGTTCCAAGTTTCTGGATATTGAGCCTGTAAGTTCTGCTACGGATGAGAACTTTTGGAAAACGCAGGAAGATGCCACTAGCGCGACCAACGCCATGTATGCGCTGCTGCGCAAGGCCTTAAATCAGGCCAATGGTATGGCTTTCTATACCTACGGCGATCTGCTCACGGACGAAATTACTTCTTCGACCAATGGGGACTTTGCCCCGATTGTCAATATGCAGCTCAACACGCCCGTAGCAGCTTCGGAAACGTGGCGGCCCGCGTATCAGCTGCGCCGCTATGATGTTTTCTATCAGGTCATAGACCAGGCCAACCGCGTGATCCAAAGGCTTCCTAAAATGGATGAAAATGCCTTTGATGACGTATCGGTCAGAGATTATTATATCGGCGAAGCTTATTTTGTGCGAGCATTTGCGTATTTCTATATGGCTAGGGTATGGGGAACAGTACCAATTATAACAGAGTCTGTGTTGCCAATAGATGCGGTAAACCTTCCAGCAAGCAAGGAGAGCGATGTGCTGGATCAGAGTCAGGCCGATTTATCCAAAGCGTTGACTTTGCTCAAATGGGACAATATCGACCAAGATGATTTTGCATTGCGTGGGAATACTGGAGCAGCGCTTGCTCTACAGGCGCACCTGAGTGCCTGGCGCGGTGAATATGCCGGCTGCGTCGAGGCGGCTAAATCGGTATTGGAAAGCGGTCAGTATTCTTTTGTGGGAAGGGACAGCCTGAACTACCGCGGTATCTATCAGGGAAAATCCAATGAAGGTATTTTTGAGATCTCCCAAAACGGTGAAAACGAAGGTACAAACTCGGGTATCGGTGCGTTTACACTGGCAGGACCCTATTACCGCTTGTTAACCGATCCGGTACTTAGAATCAGTCAGGATTATATTAAAACGCTTTTCAAAGACAGCAATGACAAGCGATTTAAAAGTGTATTTGATATTGCTTATAACAATAACTATGCGCTGTGTACGAAATATGCGAATGTTAAGTTCTCGAGTAATGCGTCAAATGCCACTGCAATATTTAAAAATAACATCATCATTTTCCGGTATTCGGATATCAAGCTGCTGATGGCAGAGGGCTTGGCAGCGATCGGTAAGGCTAGTTCGGCAGAAAGCATTTTAAATGAAATCCGGAGCCAAGCGGGATTGCCCGCCTATACAAATGAGGAGCCGCTCATTGAAGCTATCTTTAATGAAAGAGCACGTGAGCTGTTTTTGGAAGGCCATCGCTATTTCGATCTCGTTAGGCTATATAAGCACTTCAATATCTATAAATTTCCAGAGGGAAAAATGAATCAGGCTCAATTTAATGCAAAGAAATACCTTTGGCCATTTGACCCATCGTTGTTGTCATCCAATCCAATGCTGAATCAGACACCATACTGGGGAACTGTCAATATGTAA
- a CDS encoding DUF4859 domain-containing protein, whose protein sequence is MKTLYRFVLLLAFGLTVIGCKKAAYLTDDGLHVAEVNLSTYDYLAAHPNRMFDTLLLVIDHFKLKDEINRAKTFWAPSDYSVKRYYKQKEDSVKYVDENAQYSFDQFLNDIPLDSVRAYIYNDAPYDLETASTAYTTISNAANVGGFFYHRQRQPKAAWSSQPVYYLYYVKVRGEADQISPDGIVTVKEDDQADMRVYCQTTGIKTASGTTLNVLANTHTFIGDFVPRIITGPKIVETGSILTFTYDLSIKYDAAGYTGTTVDLLLPRLARFYGVESGAISALVGRDITYYAVQPDGSLNANSTANAPGHWFDAKGQTCSWGTDARIVSELSTSTMTFNVLQYPGQTTVGSTYTVRQSLVYKSKAKGDLNAVFVFNVKIK, encoded by the coding sequence ATGAAAACCTTATATCGATTTGTATTGCTGTTGGCTTTTGGACTGACAGTGATCGGTTGCAAGAAAGCAGCTTATCTGACGGATGACGGTCTCCATGTAGCCGAAGTCAATCTGTCTACTTACGACTACCTCGCTGCTCATCCCAATAGGATGTTTGATACCTTGCTCTTGGTAATCGACCATTTTAAACTAAAAGATGAAATTAACAGGGCAAAAACCTTTTGGGCACCTTCGGACTATTCGGTTAAGCGTTATTATAAGCAAAAAGAAGACTCGGTCAAGTATGTGGATGAAAATGCACAGTATTCTTTCGACCAGTTTTTGAACGACATCCCCTTAGATTCGGTTAGGGCGTACATCTACAACGATGCTCCTTACGATCTGGAAACGGCTAGCACAGCGTATACGACGATCAGCAATGCGGCCAATGTGGGCGGATTTTTCTATCATAGGCAAAGGCAGCCCAAAGCGGCCTGGTCTTCACAGCCCGTTTATTACCTGTATTACGTGAAAGTGCGTGGCGAGGCGGATCAGATTAGTCCCGACGGCATTGTTACGGTCAAAGAAGATGATCAGGCCGATATGCGGGTATACTGCCAGACTACCGGCATCAAAACAGCATCAGGAACCACGCTGAATGTGCTGGCCAATACCCATACGTTTATAGGTGATTTTGTACCGCGCATCATCACGGGCCCTAAAATCGTAGAAACCGGTTCTATACTGACATTTACCTATGATCTGAGCATCAAATATGATGCAGCCGGTTATACAGGCACCACAGTGGATCTGCTGCTGCCACGTTTAGCCCGCTTTTATGGCGTGGAGAGTGGGGCTATATCCGCGCTGGTGGGGAGGGATATCACGTACTATGCCGTGCAGCCGGATGGCAGCCTGAATGCAAATAGTACAGCGAATGCTCCGGGGCACTGGTTCGATGCCAAAGGACAAACCTGTTCATGGGGTACGGATGCACGCATCGTGTCTGAGCTGTCAACCTCAACGATGACCTTTAATGTACTGCAATATCCGGGGCAAACAACAGTGGGCAGTACCTATACCGTACGACAGTCCCTCGTATACAAGTCCAAAGCAAAAGGTGATTTGAATGCTGTTTTTGTATTCAATGTTAAGATCAAATAA
- a CDS encoding DUF4859 domain-containing protein, producing the protein MKKTVMNKLLLILVSVLVVLSQGCSKKEIELPIEEATTTPPTTVGTDSLTIYKPKEFEGMDYNDKDSKWSYSRSRQSEHFIVFWGASYGKNDPNSNNVPEEYRVDIDDLLAKAEQFYALNVGTLKFAERKVNRSNLDKYKMMIFVHYTTEWMAYGGGYDDTIGALWINPATCKPVGAVIAHEIGHSFQYQVFADLKGDHGFRYGFGGKSGNGFWEQTAQWQAYQTYPAQAFSGADFPVYTENYHRHIHHEKYRYASYFIHWYWASKHGIDMIGRIWREALKPEDPVQAYMRMTGIDVKQFNSEIYEAASHFVTWDLNSIRDYGKNYIGKLTTKFTRQSNGSLRVTYDRCPGTTGYNVIPLEVPAAGTQVSVVFKGLPNASGFNQVDASRAGWRYGYVALLKDGTRVYGDMAQGTENTVAFTVPANCSNLWFVVTGAPAVYEPHAWDDDDSNDEQWPYEIKIQQTTAIGYNDVSGQPKDIALNYDVSFPADATGYSGTQVSVNAAQLGEAFAIPSADLENMMTRGEIKFYGVEPNGSLNPNNTATGYGHWFTETGNVTNWGAASALFSEFNAGTITFSIGQYPGALAAGKKYTFKQALVYTYSATKAVQATFTFTVNVK; encoded by the coding sequence ATGAAAAAAACAGTAATGAATAAACTTCTGCTGATATTGGTCTCAGTGCTTGTGGTACTTTCGCAGGGATGCAGCAAGAAAGAAATAGAACTTCCCATAGAGGAGGCGACAACTACTCCGCCCACCACCGTAGGGACAGATTCTTTGACGATATATAAGCCCAAAGAATTTGAAGGGATGGATTATAACGATAAAGACAGTAAATGGTCTTATTCGCGTAGCCGTCAGTCAGAGCATTTTATCGTCTTCTGGGGGGCAAGTTATGGGAAGAACGATCCCAATTCGAACAATGTCCCCGAAGAATATCGCGTCGATATTGATGATCTTTTGGCCAAGGCCGAACAGTTCTACGCATTGAACGTCGGGACGCTGAAATTTGCAGAACGTAAGGTGAACCGATCCAATCTGGATAAATATAAAATGATGATCTTCGTGCACTATACGACGGAGTGGATGGCTTATGGTGGCGGTTACGACGATACGATCGGAGCACTGTGGATTAATCCGGCGACCTGCAAGCCCGTAGGCGCTGTGATTGCCCACGAGATTGGGCACAGTTTTCAATATCAGGTATTTGCAGACCTAAAAGGCGACCATGGGTTTCGCTACGGTTTTGGCGGAAAGAGTGGCAACGGATTTTGGGAGCAGACAGCGCAATGGCAAGCCTATCAAACGTATCCGGCACAGGCATTTTCGGGTGCTGATTTTCCCGTTTATACCGAAAATTACCATCGCCATATCCATCACGAGAAATATCGTTATGCCAGCTATTTCATTCATTGGTATTGGGCCAGTAAACACGGCATCGATATGATTGGCCGGATCTGGCGTGAAGCCTTAAAACCAGAAGATCCGGTTCAGGCTTATATGCGTATGACCGGTATCGATGTGAAACAATTCAATAGTGAGATCTATGAAGCTGCGTCCCATTTTGTCACCTGGGATCTGAACAGTATTAGGGATTATGGAAAGAATTATATCGGTAAGCTCACTACGAAATTTACCCGACAGTCCAACGGAAGTCTTCGCGTTACCTATGATCGTTGTCCGGGTACTACGGGTTATAATGTGATCCCTTTGGAAGTCCCCGCAGCGGGAACCCAGGTTTCCGTGGTTTTTAAGGGACTGCCAAATGCTTCTGGATTCAATCAGGTGGATGCCAGTCGTGCAGGGTGGCGATACGGCTACGTAGCTTTATTGAAGGATGGCACGCGGGTATACGGTGATATGGCGCAGGGTACAGAAAATACGGTCGCTTTTACTGTTCCTGCTAATTGTAGCAATCTGTGGTTTGTTGTCACTGGTGCTCCAGCTGTCTATGAACCACACGCATGGGATGATGACGATAGCAATGATGAGCAATGGCCTTACGAAATTAAAATTCAGCAGACAACAGCGATAGGATACAATGATGTGAGTGGTCAGCCGAAAGATATCGCATTGAATTATGATGTCAGCTTCCCTGCCGATGCCACAGGTTATTCGGGCACGCAAGTAAGCGTCAATGCAGCTCAACTTGGTGAGGCCTTTGCAATACCATCCGCGGATCTGGAAAATATGATGACCAGGGGAGAAATAAAATTTTATGGAGTGGAGCCGAATGGAAGCTTAAATCCCAATAATACAGCTACCGGTTACGGCCATTGGTTCACCGAGACTGGCAATGTAACGAACTGGGGAGCTGCTTCGGCCCTGTTCTCAGAATTTAATGCCGGTACCATTACATTTTCCATTGGACAATATCCAGGCGCTCTGGCGGCTGGAAAAAAATATACTTTCAAACAAGCACTGGTGTATACCTACAGCGCAACGAAAGCTGTTCAGGCTACATTTACGTTTACTGTCAATG